One segment of Thermodesulfobacteriota bacterium DNA contains the following:
- a CDS encoding glycosyl hydrolase → MQKQPEGAARVVAVPAPARPRIRLRHDRIRLSVLFGAAVFAGYLLAGCADEPPAPGPPAPSAAPLAVPAAGAYLGAYIDFGEAEDTVTLEAIEAYETLVGKHQAIIASSSFWGEESFPQKNLELIARHGAVPLVYWSPWDRPYSQSQPPDRFRLDAILAGTWDGYLDRWADGARAYGRPILVAWGLEMNGHWFPWSGCHYGGGTPAPAGGFAGPALYKAAFRHVVDRVRARGAGNIQWVFHVNHLSFPAEPWNAFAQYYPGAQYVDWLGVSIYGKQFAASDWLTFRQASEAAFRELAALDPSKPIMVAEFGVGEYPQAGSKADWLQEALAVMRDEQPRVKAAVYWHERWQNADESYSNLRVNSSPAALAAFREQVSDPHWLPRPQLAPASR, encoded by the coding sequence ATGCAGAAACAACCGGAAGGGGCCGCCCGAGTGGTCGCTGTCCCTGCCCCGGCCCGGCCCCGGATCAGGCTGCGCCACGACCGCATCCGCCTGTCGGTGCTCTTCGGCGCCGCGGTCTTCGCGGGCTATCTCCTGGCGGGCTGCGCGGATGAGCCGCCGGCCCCCGGTCCGCCGGCCCCGTCCGCTGCCCCCCTGGCGGTGCCGGCCGCCGGCGCCTATCTGGGCGCCTACATCGACTTCGGCGAGGCCGAGGATACCGTCACCCTGGAGGCCATCGAGGCCTATGAGACCCTGGTCGGCAAGCATCAGGCCATCATCGCCTCGTCGAGCTTCTGGGGGGAGGAGAGCTTTCCCCAGAAGAACCTGGAGCTCATCGCCCGGCACGGCGCCGTGCCGCTGGTCTACTGGTCGCCCTGGGACCGGCCGTACAGCCAGAGCCAACCTCCCGACCGCTTCCGTCTGGACGCCATCCTGGCCGGGACCTGGGATGGCTACCTCGACCGGTGGGCCGATGGCGCCCGGGCGTACGGGCGGCCAATCCTGGTGGCCTGGGGCCTGGAGATGAACGGCCACTGGTTCCCCTGGTCCGGCTGCCATTACGGCGGCGGCACCCCGGCGCCCGCCGGCGGCTTCGCCGGTCCGGCGCTGTACAAGGCGGCTTTTCGGCATGTGGTGGACCGGGTGCGGGCCCGGGGGGCCGGAAACATCCAGTGGGTCTTCCACGTCAACCACCTGAGCTTCCCGGCGGAGCCCTGGAATGCCTTCGCCCAGTACTATCCGGGGGCGCAATACGTTGACTGGCTGGGGGTGAGCATCTACGGCAAGCAGTTTGCCGCCAGCGACTGGCTGACCTTCCGGCAGGCCAGCGAGGCCGCCTTCCGGGAGCTGGCTGCGCTGGACCCGAGCAAGCCGATCATGGTGGCCGAATTCGGGGTGGGGGAGTATCCGCAGGCGGGCAGCAAGGCGGACTGGCTGCAGGAGGCGCTTGCGGTGATGCGCGACGAGCAGCCGCGGGTCAAGGCTGCGGTGTACTGGCACGAGCGCTGGCAAAACGCCGACGAGAGCTACTCCAACCTGCGGGTCAACTCCTCGCCGGCTGCCCTGGCCGCCTTCCGGGAGCAGGTGTCCGACCCCCACTGGCTGCCGCGACCGCAGCTGGCCCCGGCCTCCCGCTAA
- a CDS encoding PhnD/SsuA/transferrin family substrate-binding protein, with protein sequence MKRRCALVCSLILGWLLLGVSPLSWAGEAEVRLGVLANRGRQQCLERWAATADYLSASIPGVRFRIVPLAFEEIDAVAAAGRVDFILVNSGIYVEIESRYGVSRIASLKNWNRGQSHALFGGLVVCRQERHDIQKMTDLRGKRVQAVDPTSLGGWLMVLRELRAKGIWPERDFASLRFAGTHDEVVLAVLNGEADVGCVRTDTLEKMEAEGKIRLADLRVIHDHVPDGESLPFPHSTRAYPEWPMAKLRQTPDGLAEKVAVALLAMPADSPAARAAKCAGWTIPSNYQPVHDCLRELHLGPYQDLDRVDLAQVARTYWPVILGFMVLLLSVVGAGLHVLRLKNAINRSYGELDQIFNTAAGGMRVVDTEFRMLRANRTYLAMLGIGDHDWQGRACHEVMPGTMCRTGDCPLTRIMAGDEHVEMEVDKVAPDGRVFPCLLTVRPFRDPEGRLLGMIEDFRDITQLKKAEQALVLQKEREARQAAMAHSGRMAALGQMATAMAHEINQPLSVISVTLQAWAARLRRGSLDSAAMLEKDIPRVLGNVERISRLIEHVRSFGRTDASRQPVDVKAVAQDALSLCRHQFRARGIELVEAYASELPAVSAVAGELEQVVLNLLANARQAVEDKQAVTPDFQGAVTVSTALVEQRVVVRVQDNGTGVPPDQVAFIFDPFFTTKPSGKGTGLGLHLCLQIMERLGGGINLFNQPGQGACFEAWLPVSQESPA encoded by the coding sequence ATGAAGCGCCGGTGTGCTCTCGTCTGCAGCCTGATCCTGGGCTGGCTCCTGCTGGGCGTAAGCCCCCTCAGCTGGGCTGGAGAGGCGGAGGTGCGGCTGGGTGTGCTGGCCAACCGCGGCCGCCAGCAATGCCTGGAGCGTTGGGCGGCCACCGCCGACTATCTGTCCGCCAGCATCCCGGGCGTGCGCTTCCGGATCGTGCCCCTGGCCTTCGAGGAGATCGATGCGGTGGCGGCAGCCGGGCGGGTCGATTTCATCCTGGTCAATTCCGGCATCTACGTGGAGATCGAGTCCCGGTACGGGGTCAGCCGCATCGCCTCCCTGAAGAACTGGAATCGGGGCCAAAGCCACGCCTTGTTCGGCGGTCTCGTGGTCTGCCGGCAGGAGCGGCACGATATCCAGAAAATGACCGATCTCCGGGGCAAGAGGGTGCAGGCCGTGGACCCCACCTCCCTGGGCGGCTGGCTGATGGTCCTGCGGGAGCTGCGGGCGAAGGGGATCTGGCCGGAGCGGGACTTCGCGTCACTCCGCTTTGCCGGCACCCACGACGAGGTGGTGCTGGCCGTTCTGAACGGCGAGGCGGATGTTGGCTGCGTCCGGACCGACACCCTGGAAAAGATGGAGGCGGAAGGCAAGATCCGCCTGGCGGATCTCAGGGTCATCCACGATCATGTGCCAGATGGCGAGTCCCTGCCTTTTCCCCATTCCACCCGCGCCTATCCCGAGTGGCCCATGGCCAAGCTGCGGCAGACCCCGGACGGCCTGGCCGAAAAGGTGGCCGTGGCCCTCCTGGCCATGCCTGCCGACTCTCCGGCAGCCAGGGCGGCCAAGTGCGCCGGCTGGACCATCCCCTCGAACTACCAGCCGGTGCACGACTGCCTGCGGGAGCTGCACCTGGGCCCCTACCAGGATCTGGACCGGGTGGACCTGGCCCAGGTGGCCCGAACCTACTGGCCGGTGATTCTCGGCTTCATGGTCCTCCTGCTCAGCGTGGTCGGCGCGGGCCTGCACGTGCTGCGCCTGAAGAACGCCATCAACCGCTCGTACGGGGAGCTGGACCAGATCTTCAACACCGCAGCCGGCGGCATGCGGGTGGTGGATACGGAATTCCGCATGCTGCGGGCCAACCGCACCTACCTGGCCATGCTGGGGATCGGCGATCACGACTGGCAGGGGCGGGCGTGTCACGAGGTCATGCCCGGCACCATGTGCCGCACCGGCGACTGTCCTTTGACCCGGATCATGGCCGGGGACGAGCATGTGGAGATGGAGGTGGACAAGGTCGCCCCGGACGGCCGGGTCTTCCCCTGCCTGCTGACCGTTCGTCCGTTCCGGGATCCGGAGGGCCGGCTCCTGGGCATGATCGAGGACTTCCGGGACATCACCCAGCTCAAGAAGGCGGAGCAGGCGCTGGTCCTGCAGAAGGAGCGGGAGGCCCGGCAGGCGGCCATGGCCCACAGCGGCCGCATGGCCGCCCTGGGCCAGATGGCCACCGCCATGGCCCACGAGATCAACCAGCCCCTGTCGGTGATCAGCGTCACCTTGCAGGCCTGGGCCGCCCGGCTGCGGCGGGGCTCCCTGGACAGTGCCGCCATGCTGGAGAAGGATATCCCCCGGGTACTGGGCAACGTCGAGCGCATCAGCCGGCTCATCGAGCATGTGCGCAGCTTCGGCCGCACCGATGCCAGCCGCCAGCCGGTGGACGTCAAGGCCGTGGCCCAGGACGCCCTGTCCCTGTGCCGGCACCAGTTCCGGGCTCGGGGTATCGAGCTGGTGGAGGCATACGCCAGCGAGCTGCCGGCGGTCTCGGCGGTGGCCGGCGAGCTGGAGCAGGTGGTGCTGAACCTCCTCGCCAACGCCCGCCAGGCGGTGGAGGACAAACAGGCCGTGACCCCGGATTTCCAGGGCGCGGTGACGGTGTCCACCGCCCTGGTCGAGCAGCGGGTCGTTGTCCGGGTCCAGGACAACGGCACCGGCGTGCCGCCGGACCAGGTGGCCTTCATCTTCGATCCCTTCTTCACCACCAAGCCATCCGGGAAGGGGACCGGTCTCGGCCTGCACCTCTGTCTCCAGATCATGGAGCGGCTGGGGGGCGGCATCAACCTCTTCAACCAGCCCGGGCAGGGGGCCTGCTTCGAGGCCTGGCTGCCGGTCTCCCAGGAGTCGCCAGCTTAG
- a CDS encoding DMT family transporter, with product MSWLFLALVAALGQSAGDVLSKRLSREVSDLANVWIRFLYAAPFCLAALLAVEWPSLDRVFWLALAAALPLEITAWLLYLRAIRLSPLGLTIPFLGLTPVFLLVVPRLILGEEVSAQGAAGVLAVATGIYVLNLGQARTGLLEPIRAIGREPGSRLMVLVAVLFSLTATLGKLLIQHSSPLFVAGFYAPVVALALAPWAASRPQVRQEACRWPGLGLAIGITVAVMAVAHFAAVSRAPVAYMIGVKRVSLLLSTLWGWLFFREPQAASRLLGAAVIVAGVFLIAAG from the coding sequence ATGAGCTGGCTTTTTCTTGCACTGGTGGCGGCCCTGGGACAGTCGGCCGGTGACGTCCTGTCCAAACGGCTCAGCCGGGAGGTCTCGGATCTGGCCAATGTCTGGATCCGCTTCCTCTACGCGGCCCCTTTTTGTCTCGCGGCGCTGCTGGCCGTGGAGTGGCCGTCCCTGGACCGGGTCTTCTGGCTGGCCCTGGCGGCGGCACTGCCGCTGGAGATCACCGCCTGGCTCCTCTATCTGCGGGCCATCCGCCTGTCTCCCCTGGGGCTGACCATTCCCTTCCTGGGGTTGACGCCGGTCTTCCTCCTGGTGGTGCCACGCCTGATCCTGGGTGAAGAGGTTTCTGCCCAGGGGGCGGCAGGGGTGCTGGCGGTGGCTACCGGCATCTATGTCCTCAACCTGGGGCAGGCGCGCACCGGCCTTCTGGAGCCGATCCGGGCGATCGGCCGCGAGCCGGGCTCCCGGCTGATGGTCCTGGTGGCGGTCCTCTTCAGCCTCACTGCCACCCTGGGCAAGCTTTTGATCCAGCATTCCTCGCCCCTGTTCGTGGCCGGCTTCTACGCCCCGGTGGTGGCGCTGGCGCTGGCCCCCTGGGCCGCAAGCCGGCCGCAGGTGCGGCAGGAGGCTTGCCGTTGGCCCGGGCTGGGTCTGGCGATCGGCATCACCGTCGCCGTCATGGCGGTGGCCCATTTCGCTGCCGTCAGCCGGGCCCCGGTGGCCTACATGATCGGTGTCAAGCGGGTGAGCCTTCTCCTGTCTACCCTGTGGGGCTGGCTCTTCTTCCGCGAGCCGCAGGCCGCCAGCCGCCTCCTGGGCGCGGCGGTGATCGTTGCCGGTGTCTTTCTGATCGCCGCCGGCTGA